The Amycolatopsis endophytica genome includes the window CCGGGGCGCCTTCGCCGAGCGGGCGGCGACGATGGGCCGCGCGGTGGCGTTGCTGCGCGACGTCGTCAACCCGGACCAGGTCGTCCTCGGCGGCCAGAACATCACCGACGCGCCCGAGCACCTGGCCACCCTGCTGCACACCTTCGCGGCGACGACCGCGCTGCCCGGAACCGACCTGGTGACGGTCACCAGGTTCGGCCCGGACGTGCAGGCCGTCGCCGCCTGCACCGGCGCGCTGGCCGCCGTGTTCGCCGACCCGACACCGCTGATGGGTTAGACGCCCGCGGTGCCGCGGATCCAGTCGCGGTTGGCGGCCACGCTGGCGTAGTTCTGCGTGCCGTTGATGTCCGAACCGGAGTTCTCGCCGGTCGAGCACACGCCCACCTGCTTGCCGTCGGCGAGCTGCGGGCCCCCCGAGTCGCCGTGCCAGGACGAGCCGTCGACGCCGCGGCTGGCGATCGCCTCACCGTTGTAGGCGTCCGAGCTCGTGCCGGTCACCTCGACCGTCGCGGTCTTGAGCGTGTCCGACGGCGGGCTGTCGTTCTCGGTGCGGCCCCAGCCGTAGATCTCGTTGGTGTCGCCCGGCGACGGCGCCGCGTCGGCCAGCTCCATGTACGTGGTGTCGACCGAGCTGGTCAGGTGCAGCAGCGCCATGTCCCCGTCCGGCGAGGCGACCTGCCGGTCGACATCGGCCCCGGTGCCCTCGCCGAGTGCCACATCCCCGACCTTCACGTGCATTCCGGGCTCGTTCAGACAATGCTGCGCGGTCAACACCCACTGCGGTGCGATAATCGTGCCGGAGCATTCGAAACCGTCGAAAGCGGTCGCGTCGTCCCAGTAGATCTGCGCGCCCCACGGTGCGGAGGAAACCGTGCTGCCCCCGATGATCAGGGGTGTCGCGGCCTCCGCTGTGGCCAGTCCGGACGTGGCGAGTGCGGCCGCCGCCGCGATCGTCGCGATCGATTTGCGCATGACGAATTTCCCTCCCGCGCATTGTGGTGATTCCCCGGTGACAACGAAGAACCTATTTCTCGGACAGCGGCGCGGGGAACCTACGGAAGTTGGTGATTTCCCGACATCAGCTCCATGCGGGTCGCCGGTGGCGTCAAGCGCCACGACTGCCGCATGGGGCCAGGTTCTAGCCGGGCAGGGCGAGCGGCAGGGTGCGGCGCACCGCGGAGGCGTGCCGTCCGTAGAGCGGCACGACCGGCACTCCGAGGTCCCGCGTGCGGGGCGGGCGCCGGGAGCCGGCGTAGCGCGCCAGTCGCAGCGTCACCTCGTCCGTGAGTCGCCCGAAACGGTTGCGCCGCAAGGTGTACGAGGTGACCGTCAGTGCCGCGCCGTCGGAGGTCGTGGTCAGCAGCACGGGCACGTCTTCGCGGGTCAGCGGCGCGAACCCGGCCTGCGTGACGCCCCCGGCCGACCACGACCGCCACCCGTCGGTGATCGGGGTGCGGGAGGGGAAGTCGGTGCCGAGGCTGGCGCGCAGTTCGGTCGCGAGTTCGCCGGCCTCCAGCAGCGTGCTGCCGTACCCGGCCTTGGCGAGGGCGCCCATCAGTGCCAGCGCGGCCCTCGTGGTCGCGCGCAGCTCGCCGGGCTCACCGCCGCCGCGGGCCAGCGCGGCCAGCGGCGCGTCGTGCTCGCGGAAGCGCACGGCCACCAGGTACGTCCGCTCACCGAAACTGGTGCGCACCAGCAGTTGCGCGCCCGACAACGGGATCTCCGGGTTCTCGCAGGCGGCCCGCAGGAGGTCGAGGACCCGCGCCACGTCCGGCTCGACGCCCGCACGCAGCCGGATGACCGCGGTCCAGCCGTCGCCGACCCCGGCCACGCCGAACCGGTTCCCGGCGCGGTCGACGTGCTGCCGCAACCGGAAGTCGTGCGCGAGCACCCGCAGCGGATCGGCGGCCTGGCGGCGTTCGTCGTGCTGGAGCAGCCGGTAGGACACCCACGTCAGCGCCCAGCCGGCCAGGTGCCGTCCCGCGAACCGCACCGACGTGCCGGCGACGACCACGAGCGCCAGCGCGGTGACGACGAGCTTCGCGGGCAGCACGCCCTGGACGGCGAGGAGGACCGCGATCAGCGCGCACTCCCAGACCGCGATCTGCGCGAAGGAGATCGGCAGCACGAACGGCGCCACGGTGATCCGGCGGGTCCGGGGTGCTCGGGGGCCGGTCCCGCCACCGGCGGAGACCCCCGCGTCGGCAGCGGTCAACTCGCTTCTCCTTGCTCCTGGTACAGAATAAACGCGGAACCGGTATCCGCTGCCGGGAAAAATGCCCACAGGGAGTGAGGTCCCATGGCCGCGAACGAGGGCGGGCCCATCCGGGTCGGCGTCATCGAGGACCACCCGCTGTACCGCTACGCGGTGGCGAACGTGCTGTCCGCCGCGCCCGACGTCGAGCTGGGCCCCGTCGCGGAATCGGTCGCCGACTTCGCCACCGCCCAGGAGCCCGGCGGCTGCGTGGTGGTGCTCGACCTCAAATTGCGCGGCGTGACGGACTCGCAGGCGGTGCAGGAGGTGGTGCGGATGGGGCACAAGGTGCTGGTGGTCTCCGCGCATGCCGGCCAGGACGAGGTGCTCGGCGCGATCTCCGCGGGCGCCCGCGGATACCTGTCGAAGGACGCCGACGGTGACGACATCCTCCACGCGATCCGCGAAATCGCCGCGGGCAACTCCTACGTGTCGCCGACGCTCGCGTCCTACCTGCTGGACTCCACCCGGCCGCGCGCCGGTGTGAAAAGCGTCCTGTCCGACCGCGAACGCCAGGTGCTGTCCCTGGTCGCCGCGGGCGAACGGGACGCCGACATCGCCGAGACGATGTCGATCAGCGTCCGCACCGTGCGCTCCTACCTCGACCGCATCCGCGACAAGACGGGCCGTCGCCGCCGCCCCGAACTCACCCGGCTGGCCATCGAAGAGGGGATGGCCTAAAGCCGCCGGTTGGCCAGTGCGCCCGTCGCGTTGCGGGCCTTGTCCGTGACCTCCGGGTCCACGTCCACGACCACCGATTCCGGCCCCGCGCCCAGCTGGGCGCGCACGCGCCCGAACCCGTCGGCCACGGTCGAGTACCCGATGCCCGTCGGCGCCTTCGGGTTCACCTCGACGCCCGCGGCCACCGGATCCGCCTGCCCGCAGCCCAGCACCCAGCAGCCGGAGTCGAGCGCCCGCGCCCGCACCAGCACCTCCCACTGGTCGCGCTTGCCCTCGCCCGCACCCCACGACGTGGGCAGCACGACCGCGGACGCGCCCCGGTCGGCCAGCGCGCGGAACAGCTCCGGGAACCGCACGTCGTAGCAGGTGGCGAAGCCCAGCGTGACGCCGTCGACCTGGACCGTCACCGGCTCTCCGCCCGGCGCGACCGTGTCGGACTCGCGGAAGCCGAACGCGTCGTAGAGGTGGATCTTGTGGTAGCCGGTGTGGTGCCCCAGCCCGGTGATGAGCAGTGTGTTGCGCACCCGGCCGTCCTCGTGCGGGGTGAACATGCCCGCCACCACCAGCACACCGTGCTCGTCCGCGATCGAGGCCACCGACTTGGCCCACGGCCCGTCCAGCGGCTCAGCGACCGGCCCGAGCGGCACCCCGAACCGCGCCATCGCGGCCTCCGGGAACACGACGACCCTGGCGCCCTCGCCCGCCGCGCGCGCCACGCCCTCGCGTATCGGGGCCAGGTTCTCCGCGGGCTCGGCACTCGATGTGAGCTGGCACAAGCCGATCCGGAGCACGGGCTACCTCCCTGGTCGTCGTCAAGGTTCCAACTCGTACCCTAGACCCATGTTGAACCGTATCGACCTGCGCGGACGCGTGCCCTCCGCCACCGAACTC containing:
- a CDS encoding S1 family peptidase, yielding MRKSIATIAAAAALATSGLATAEAATPLIIGGSTVSSAPWGAQIYWDDATAFDGFECSGTIIAPQWVLTAQHCLNEPGMHVKVGDVALGEGTGADVDRQVASPDGDMALLHLTSSVDTTYMELADAAPSPGDTNEIYGWGRTENDSPPSDTLKTATVEVTGTSSDAYNGEAIASRGVDGSSWHGDSGGPQLADGKQVGVCSTGENSGSDINGTQNYASVAANRDWIRGTAGV
- a CDS encoding type VII secretion protein EccE, with translation MTAADAGVSAGGGTGPRAPRTRRITVAPFVLPISFAQIAVWECALIAVLLAVQGVLPAKLVVTALALVVVAGTSVRFAGRHLAGWALTWVSYRLLQHDERRQAADPLRVLAHDFRLRQHVDRAGNRFGVAGVGDGWTAVIRLRAGVEPDVARVLDLLRAACENPEIPLSGAQLLVRTSFGERTYLVAVRFREHDAPLAALARGGGEPGELRATTRAALALMGALAKAGYGSTLLEAGELATELRASLGTDFPSRTPITDGWRSWSAGGVTQAGFAPLTREDVPVLLTTTSDGAALTVTSYTLRRNRFGRLTDEVTLRLARYAGSRRPPRTRDLGVPVVPLYGRHASAVRRTLPLALPG
- a CDS encoding LuxR C-terminal-related transcriptional regulator; protein product: MAANEGGPIRVGVIEDHPLYRYAVANVLSAAPDVELGPVAESVADFATAQEPGGCVVVLDLKLRGVTDSQAVQEVVRMGHKVLVVSAHAGQDEVLGAISAGARGYLSKDADGDDILHAIREIAAGNSYVSPTLASYLLDSTRPRAGVKSVLSDRERQVLSLVAAGERDADIAETMSISVRTVRSYLDRIRDKTGRRRRPELTRLAIEEGMA
- a CDS encoding carbon-nitrogen hydrolase family protein, whose amino-acid sequence is MLRIGLCQLTSSAEPAENLAPIREGVARAAGEGARVVVFPEAAMARFGVPLGPVAEPLDGPWAKSVASIADEHGVLVVAGMFTPHEDGRVRNTLLITGLGHHTGYHKIHLYDAFGFRESDTVAPGGEPVTVQVDGVTLGFATCYDVRFPELFRALADRGASAVVLPTSWGAGEGKRDQWEVLVRARALDSGCWVLGCGQADPVAAGVEVNPKAPTGIGYSTVADGFGRVRAQLGAGPESVVVDVDPEVTDKARNATGALANRRL